Proteins encoded within one genomic window of Rhododendron vialii isolate Sample 1 chromosome 1a, ASM3025357v1:
- the LOC131304216 gene encoding piezo-type mechanosensitive ion channel homolog isoform X3: MSSFILGTSLIICRTNRWWRTLWLYAGFNICLLYVYQLPISLPEISQWIAEFVGLYKVSNKSEWPEICSGLSLIVFYFMLSCIKHDLEEMEFIMSIREGNLAEQLLPSRHSFFIRQSRSGVRHTNVLLRGSVFRTFSINFFTYGFPVSLVALSFWSFHFTSICAFGLLAYVGYVVFAFPSLFRLHRLNGLLLVFILLWAVSTYIFNVAFAFLNWKVGKNMEIWELVGLWHYPIPGFFLLAQFCLGILVALGNLVSNSVFLYLSDEDGRSSNNNCAVEVKEEARVLIVATIAWGLRKCCRAIELVLIFLIAMKPGFIHAVYIIFFLVYLLSHNISKKIRQSLVLLCEAHFAILYILQLNLVLDFLEREGSLSMEIITQLGLLERDSSWDFLEMALLACLCAVHNHGSEMLFSFSAIVEHAPFLPVGFGILKAGLNKSVLLSVYASPAIRDSHSDSSYERKIASYLSAIGQKFLSVYRSFGTYIAFLTILVTVYLVRPNYVSFGYIFLLLFWITGRQLVEKTKRRLWCPLKAYAIVVFIFIYILSIFPSFEKWLSGKINLSDLGYDTEASLWENVWESLAIMIVMQLYSYERRQSRYTSMDYPDPLQYGVIGFIKRLLIWHSQKILFVALFYAALSPISAFGFIYLLGIVICSNLPKVSRFPSKSFLIFTGFLVVTEYLFQMFGKQAKMFPDQKHYYVSLLLGFRVFELGFWGLEAGLRGKVLVIAACTLQYNVFHWLEKVPSTVRNSETWEEPCPLFIAEEDTLPVVSISNGEAGILPDSSALSANRRGATSNSWPSFNSGSSDAGVSHDSNTRKYSFGNIWGSSMESHKWNKKRIHALKKERFETQVATLKIYLKYWMENTFNLFGLEINMIALLLASFALLNVASMVYIASLFACILLDRRIIRKFWPLFVFLFASILILEYFALWKTVVQLEQDSPNEPNVCCHDCWKSSILYFNYCTNCWLGLTVDDPRVLISYFVVFMLACFKLRADHISGFSLSFTYRQVKSQQKNAFVWRDLSFETKSMWTSLDYLRLYCYCHLLDLVLALILVTGTLEYDILHLGYLAFALVFFRIRLQILKKKNNIFKFLRVYNFVVIVLSLAYQSPFLGGFNDEKCGTIDYIYEVIGFYKYDYGFRITSRSAIVEIIIFVLVSLQSYMFASREFDYVFRYLEAEQIGAIVREQEKQAAWKKAQLQHIRESEEKKCQRNLQVEKMKSEMLNLQIQLNGINSTATWGDTSPNSEGLRRRGSISLYFSRDEQTRGKKEDILTKEELNKDADMVFPLELHESPKSVKTESPGTVESRNHLVESPHCEIIELEEDTADIGSINPEIEIKRKGHAKDNPIISAVQLLGDGVSQVQSYGNQAVTNLVSFLNIAEDESDTNEHSLGEDGVHDDKGNQERRQSLDRSSSLQSDKSRSMSDAASLQIGRIFHHIWSQMRSNNDVVCYCSFVLVFLWNFSLLSMAYLAALFLYALCVNTGPSYIFWVIMLIYTELYILLQYLYQVIIQHCGAEIQSILLNELGFPRNKITTSFVINTLPLFLVYLFTLLQSSITAKDGEWISTMEYDFGRRRVHFQQEALLGTNWSERAWKLLELVGNLAKVIVSSFSVYWRSLTQGAESPPYFVQLSLDVHLWPEDGIQPERIESAVNQILRIVHDERCKEKDPNVCHSSSRVHVQSIERSTESSNVALAVFEVVYASPLEECKPVEWYKSLTPAADVAKEILHAQRAGMVEEVGFPYPIVSVIGGGKRELDLYAYIFGADLVVFFLVAIFYQSVIENKSEFLEVYQLEDQFPKEFVFVLMVIFFLIVLDRIIYLCSFATGKVIFYLFNLIIFTYSVTEYAWNMQPSHRQAGGLALRAIYLTKSVSLALQAIQIKYGVPHKSTLYRQFLTSEVSRVNYLGYRLYRALPFLYELRCVLDWSCTTTSLTMYDWLKLEDINASLYLVKCDAILNRARHKQGEKQSKMTKFCSGICLFFVLICIIWAPMLMYSSGNPTNIANPIKDASVQLDIKTAGGRLTLFQTTLCEKISWDTLNKVANLDPHGYLALYDKSDIQLICCQPDASTSWLVPDVVLNRFILSIDNMDTRMDIIFTWALSRDRPKGKELVKYENTVDPLFLPDPSEVVQVLNGSSNSFRINNSYARYFRVTGSGDVRPFETEETVVADLIIHRGSPEWWSFHDISSLDVNGCGGLAGPMAVIVSEETPQGLLGDTLSKFSIWGLYITFVLAVGRFIRLQCSDLRMRIPYENLPSCDRLIAICEDIYAARAEGELGIEEVLYWTLIKIYRSPHMLLEYTKID; the protein is encoded by the exons ATGTCAAGCTTCATCTTGGGAACATCTCTCATCATTTGCCGAACAAATAG GTGGTGGAGGACCCTTTGGCTTTATGCAGGCTTCAACATTTGCCTGCTTTACGTGTATCAGCTCCCTATAAGTCTCCCAGAAATATCACAATGGATTGCTGAATTTGTTGGTCTGTACAAAGTATCTAATAAATCTGAGTGGCCGGAAATTTGTTCTGGTCTTTCTCTGATAGTGTTTTACTTTATG CTATCTTGCATTAAGCAtgatttggaggaaatggaGTTTATTATGTCCATTAGAGAAGGCAACTTGGCTGAGCAACTTCTTCCGTCAAGACATTCTTTTTTCATTCGTCAGTCAAG GTCTGGTGTGAGGCACACCAATGTTTTGCTTAGGGGATCAGTTTTTCGGACCTTTAGCATCAATTTTTTCACGTATGGTTTCCCG GTCTCTTTGGTTGCTCTTTCCTTCTGGAGTTTCCATTTTACAAGCATTTGTGCATTTGGATTACTTGCATATGTCGGCTACGTTGTGTTTGCCTTCCCATCCTTGTTTCGGTTGCACCGGTTAAATGGGCTGCTGCTTGTTTTCATTCTGTTGTGGGCTGTTAGCACATATATCTTCAATGTGGCATTTGCATTTCTGAACTGGAAAGTTGGGAAG AATATGGAGATATGGGAGCTGGTTGGGCTGTGGCATTATCCCATTCCTGGATTTTTCTTACTTGCACAGTTTTGTCTTGGAATTCTGGTAGCTCTGGGTAATCTTGTGAGCAACTCTGTTTTTCTCTACCTGTCTGATGAGGATGGACGATCTTCAAACAACAACTGTGCTGTTGAAG TAAAGGAAGAGGCCAGGGTACTGATTGTGGCCACAATCGCTTGGGGTCTGCGCAAATGCTGCCGAGCTATTGAGCTGGTGCTGATTTTCCTCATTGCAATGAAACCTGGATTCATCCATGCTGTATATA TTATATTCTTtttggtataccttttgagccACAACATCAGCAAGAAGATACGCCAATCCCTGGTTCTTCTTTGTGAAGCTCATTTTGCAATATTGTACATCCTTCAGCTTAATCTTGTCTTGgatttcttagagagagaaggctcTTTGAGCATGGAAATTATTACTCAGTTAG GTCTCCTTGAACGTGATAGTTCCTGGGACTTCTTGGAAATGGCTTTGCTTGCATGCTTATGTGCAGTTCATAACCATGGTTCTGAAATGCTATTTTCATTCTCAGCAATAGTAGAGCATGCCCCTTTCCTTCCGGTTGGATTTGGCATCCTGAAAGCTGGCCTGAATAAATCAGTTCTTTTGTCAGTTTATGCCTCACCAGCAATTAGAGACAGTCATAGCGACAGTTCTTATG AGAGAAAGATAGCTTCATATCTCAGTGCTATAGGGCAGAAATTTTTGTCCGTTTATAGGTCATTTGGGACCTACATTGCTTTTTTGACTATCCTTGTTACGGTATATCTTGTGAGACCAAATTATGTATCGTTTGGATACATTTTCCTTCTCCTATTCTGGATCACCGGAAGACAACTGGTTGAGAAGACAAAACGACGCCTATGGTGTCCGCTGAAAGCATATGCAATTGTGGTTTTTATCTTCATCTATATCTTGAGTATATTTCCCAGCTTTGAGAAGTGGCTGTCTGGGAAGATTAATCTTTCAGACTTGGGTTATGATACAGAAGCTTCATTGTGGGAAAATGTCTGGGAATCTCTGGCAATCATGATAGTGATGCAACTTTATAGTTATGAGAGGAGGCAAAGCAGGTATACTAGTATGGATTACCCTGATCCACTGCAATATGGTGTAATTGGGTTTATCAAGCGACTTCTGATTTGGCACAGTCAAAAGATTTTGTTTGTTGCTTTATTCTATGCGGCTTTATCTCCGATTAGTGCATTTGGGTTCATTTATCTTCTTGGCATCGTTATCTGTTCGAATTTACCCAAAGTTTCTCGGTTTCCATCCAAATCATTCTTGATCTTCACTGGATTTCTTGTGGTCACTGAATATCTGTTTCAGATGTTTGGTAAACAGGCTAAGATGTTTCCTGACCAGAAACACTATTATGTCTCCCTTCTTCTGGGTTTCCGGGTGTTTGAGCTTGGGTTTTGGGGTCTAGAAGCAGGCTTGAGGGGGAAAGTTCTGGTGATTGCTGCATGCACTCTTCAATACAATGTCTTCCATTGGTTGGAGAAGGTCCCAAGTACTGTTCGAAATTCCGAAACTTGGGAAGAACCTTGCCCCTTGTTCATTGCCGAAGAAGATACCTTGCCAGTAGTTTCCATTTCTAATGGGGAAGCAGGCATCCTACCAGATTCTAGTGCATTATCTGCAAACAGAAGGGGGGCGACTAGCAATTCATGGCCATCTTTCAATTCTGGTTCCTCTGACGCAGGTGTCTCCCATGATAGCAACACAAGGAAATATTCCTTTGGGAATATATGGGGTAGCTCTATGGAGAGCCACAAGTGGAATAAGAAGCGGATTCATGCCTTGAAGAAGGAGAGATTTGAAACACAGGTGGCTACcttgaaaatatatttgaagTATTGGATGGAGAATACCTTCAACCTCTTTGGCCTGGAGATAAACATGATTGCGTTGCTCCTTGCCAGTTTTGCTTTGTTGAATGTTGCTTCTATGGTGTATATTGCATCACTATTTGCTTGCATTCTTTTGGACCGGCGTATAATACGTAAATTCTGGCCGTTATTCGTCTTCTTGTTTGCATCCATTCTTATTCTTGAATACTTTGCTCTCTGGAAGACTGTTGTGCAATTGGAGCAGGATTCCCCAAATGAGCCTAATGTGTGTTGCCATGATTGTTGGAAAAGCTCAATCCTATACTTCAATTACTGCACAAACTGTTGGCTGG GACTTACTGTTGATGATCCTCGAGTGCTTATTAGCTATTTTGTAGTCTTCATGCTTGCATGTTTCAAACTTCGTGCTGATCATATTTCTGGATTCTCGCTGTCATTTACATACCGCCAAGTAAAGTCTCAACAGAAGAATGCATTTGTTTGGAGAGATCTTTCTTTTGAGACAAAAAGCATGTGGACTTCTCTCGACTACTTGAGGCTCTACTGTTACTGTCATCTATTGGATCTTGTGCTTGCTCTGATTTTggttacggggacccttgagtATGACATTCTGCACCTTGGTTATCTTGCTTTTGCTCTAGTTTTCTTCCGTATAAGACTCCAAATactaaagaagaagaacaacataTTCAAGTTCCTCCGAGTTTATAACTTTGTTGTCATTGTTCTTTCGCTTGCTTATCAATCTCCCTTTCTGGGGGGTTTCAATGATGAAAAATGTGGCACGATTGACTATATCTATGAGGTGATtggattttacaaatatgactACGGTTTTAGGATTACTTCCAGATCTGCTATTGTTGAGATAATTATCTTTGTGCTTGTGTCATTGCAATCATACATGTTTGCTTCCCGGGAGTTTGATTATGTGTTCCGATACCTGGAGGCAGAGCAAATTGGTGCCATTGTACGAGAACAAGAGAAGCAAGCTGCATGGAAGAAGGCACAGTTACAGCATATTCGTGAATCTGAGGAAAAGAAATGCCAACGCAACTTACAAGTGGAAAAGATGAAATCTGAGATGCTCAACCTTCAAATCCAGCTTAATGGCATAAACTCCACTGCTACTTGGGGTGACACTTCTCCAAATAGTGAAGGGCTAAGAAGGAGGGGCagtatttctctttattttagtAGAGATGAACAGACCCGTGGAAAAAAGGAAGATATACTGACAAAAGAGGAGCTGAATAAAGATGCAGATATGGTATTTCCATTAGAACTGCATGAATCTCCCAAGAGTGTGAAAACAGAGAGTCCAGGGACAGTGGAGTCTAGAAACCATTTAGTGGAATCACCTCATTGTGAAATCATTGAGCTTGAAGAGGATACTGCTGATATTGGGTCAATTAATCCTGAAATTGAAATTAAGCGTAAAGGCCATGCGAAGGACAATCCTATAATTTCTGCAGTACAGCTCCTAGGTGATGGTGTTTCCCAAGTTCAGTCTTACGGAAATCAGGCGGTCACTAATCTTGTGAGTTTTTTGAACATTGCGGAGGATGAATCAGATACAAATGAACACTCTTTGGGAGAGGATGGGGTACATGATGACAAAGGAAATCAAGAAAGGAGGCAGTCATTGGATCGTTCTTCTTCTCTTCAGTCAGACAAGAGCAGATCCATGTCTGATGCCGCAAGTCTGCAAATTGGGAGGATCTTCCATCATATATGGTCCCAAATGCGCTCCAACAATGATGTAGTGTGTTATTGTTCCTTTGTTCTTGTCTTCCTATGGAATTTCAGTTTGCTTTCAATGGCATATCTTGCGGCTTTGTTCTTGTATGCTTTATGCGTAAATACAGGTCCGAGTTACATCTTCTGGGTTATTATGTTAATCTACACAGAGTTGTATATCTTGCTTCAGTATCTGTACCAAGTTATCATCCAACATTGTGGGGCGGAAATCCAGTCAATCCTTCTTAATGAGTTGGGCTTTCCTCGCAATAAGATCACAACATCATTTGTTATCAACACGTTGCCTCTGTTTCTAGTGTACTTGTTTACACTCTTACAGAGCTCTATAACTGCAAAAGATGGTGAATGGATTTCCACAATGGAATATGATTTTGGTAGGAGGAGAGTTCACTTCCAGCAAGAGGCTCTTTTGGGTACTAACTGGAGTGAGAGGGCATGGAAGCTGCTCGAACTGGTGGGAAATTTGGCAAAAGTGATAGTTAGTAGCTTCTCTGTCTACTGGAGATCACTAACGCAAGGAGCAGAATCTCCTCCTTACTTTGTCCAGTTGTCTTTGGATGTCCATCTATGGCCAGAGGATGGGATTCAACCGGAGAGGATTGAGTCTGCAGTAAATCAAATCCTTAGAATTGTTCATGACGAGAGATGCAAAGAAAAAGATCCTAATGTTTGTCATTCTTCTAGCAGGGTTCATGTTCAAAGCATTGAAAGAAGTACCGAAAGCTCAAATGTCGCCTTGGCTGTGTTTGAGGTGGTTTATGCATCCCCATTAGAAGAATGTAAACCAGTTGAATGGTATAAGTCGCTAACTCCAGCAGCTGATGTGGCAAAGGAGATTCTTCATGCACAACGTGCAGGTATGGTTGAAGAAGTTGGTTTCCCATATCCTATAGTCTCTGTAATTGGAGGGGGTAAAAGAGAACTGGATCTATATGCCTACATATTTGGGGCAGATTTGGTTGTTTTCTTTCTGGTTGCCATTTTCTACCAATCCGTCATAGAAAACAAAAGTGAATTCCTTGAAGTTTACCAGCTTGAAGATCAATTTCCTAAGGAgtttgtatttgttttgatG GTTATCTTCTTCTTGATTGTGCTCGATCGCATTATCTACCTCTGCTCATTTGCCACAGGAAAAGTCATCTTTTATCTTTTCAACCTTATCATCTTTACCTATTCTGTAACGGAGTATGCTTGGAATATGCAACCTTCACATCGACAAGCCGGTGGATTAGCGCTCCGTGCTATATATTTGACAAAATCAGTTTCTCTGGCACTGCAAGCCATACAGATCAAATACGGGGTTCCTCATAAAAGCACTCTCTATCGGCAGTTCTTGACCAGTGAAGTTTCAAGAGTTAATTATTTAGGGTACCGTCTGTATCGCGCTCTTCCATTCCTTTATGAATTGCGATGTGTACTTGATTGGTCATGCACAACCACAAGTTTGACTATGTATGACTGGCTGAAG TTGGAAGACATAAATGCAAGTTTGTACCTTGTGAAATGTGACGCAATCTTGAACAGAGCCAGACACAAACAAGGAGAGAAGCAGTCGAAAATGACTAAATTCTGCAGTGGAATATGTTTGTTCTTCGTATTGAtctgcatcatctgggctcctATGCTG ATGTACAGCAGTGGTAACCCTACTAACATTGCTAACCCCATCAAGGATGCCAGTGTTCAGCTTGATATTAAGACAGCAGGTGGAAGGTTGACCTTGTTCCAGACAACATTATGTGAAAAAATTTCATGGGACACGCTCAACAAAGTTGCTAACCTTGATCCGCATGGTTATCTGGCACTATATGACAAGAGCGATATCCAATTAATATGTTGCCAACCCGATGCTAGTACTTCGTGGCTTGTCCCTGATGTGGTACTTAACAGATTTATCCTCTCTATTGATAATATGGACACGAGAATGGATATCATTTTCACTTGGGCACTATCAAGAGACAGACCAAAAGGCAAGGAACTCGTGAAATATGAAAATACTGTTGATCCTTTATTTCTTCCAGACCCCTCTGAAGTTGTACAAGTTCTCAACGGCTCTTCCAACAGCTTCAGGATAAATAATTCTTATGCAAGATACTTTCGGGTTACTGGTTCTGGTGATGTCAGACCTTTTGAAACAGAG GAAACTGTGGTTGCAGATCTCATTATACATCGTGGAAGTCCCGAGTGGTGGTCCTTCCATGATATCAGTTCACTGGATGTAAATGGATGTGGAGGCTTGGCAGGGCCAATGGCCGTCATTGTATCCGAGGAAACGCCTC AGGGTCTTCTCGGGGACACTCTAAGCAAATTCAGCATCTGGGGCCTCTACATTACTTTTGTACTTGCAGTAGGTCGGTTTATCAGACTTCAGTGCTCTGACCTAAGGATGAGAATCCCATATGAGAACCTTCCTTCTTGTGACAG GTTAATTGCCATTTGCGAGGATATATATGCTGCAAGAGCAGAGGGTGAGCTCGGAATTGAGGAGGTCCTCTACTGGACACTCATAAAAATCTACAGGTCACCACACATGTTGCTTGAGTATACCAAAATCGACTAG